ataaaatacaatatatacaataaaattattcaaTACTTACACCACTACTGTTAGATACTACCATTGCTACTATTACTACCGAGTACCACGGCTACTACTTCACAGTATTATAATACACTATAATATACAAAAATttatttgccttgtttttgtaGACAATCTTTGCCAAAGGTGCACATTATGCTATCAAGGATCTGTCGCAAACTGGATATGATGTTGTGAGTTTGGACTGGACAGTTTTGCCAAAACAAGCAAGGTATGTTAGAGGATATGGCACAGTGCCATAAATATCTCAACATCTATCTGAGCATGAGCCCCACCCATAGAATGGgtcccacacaaggacagagaaaactCTGACCAAGGTGGGATGTAAACTAATGTTAGATGAGATCAACTTAATAACAAGAGATATCACcgaacaataaaattaattttcttttgtagtaAGCCAAATGAACGTCATTTCAATAGATGTGTTATAATTATCAGCTTTTTGTTCAGTTATCATTGTTTATTTTAATATGTATGTTAAATTTCATTCAcctagttaattaattaattaagttagttaattaatattattgatattattaattaataattagttaatattatttattttcatttgataGAGCTGCTGCACCAAATGTTACTCTCCAAGGAAACCTTGACCCAGCTTGTCTTTATGCCAGTCATGTATGTGCTATAAATTAacttttatttaacaattagactacgagcccgagttttctacgagcagatagtcaacgaggcgcagccgagttgactatcgctcgtagaaaactcgggcttgtagtctaattgttttagcataaatttactcatagtctcattgcataagaatgtaaagtaacgtttaggaaaaaatgtttcattGTGTTTACATGggtaattcaaaggtttcaaacactgcgcgtgatgtgcactgagatgtgaaacaagcatcacatgttcaaaacagctgattttcattttctactcacaactgtagactatcagcagatagtctacgagtaatatagccaatcagattcacggattcacgatagactacaagtaaatttattcTAATTTGTGTTATGTCCCTGTTGTGAATGTTGAGTTGTTTTGTGTGACAGCATACTGTTTCTTATCAAGGGCATAAACGACAGCGATATTGCGTGTATTTTTGACTCGACATGTTATAAGCACAGTGATATTTAGTTGACACACGTAATTGAGATTTCTTCTGatctgaaatgaaatgttttcatagcaatattttttttatcagagcTTATCACTTCCAGGTGTTTTGATTTCTACTAGTGTATTGCATTTGTTTTTCTCACTCGTGCAAGTGAGTGCTAGGAAAATGCCATAAAGTTTGCAAAGAGCAGCCTGCATTTAGTGGCATTTGCAGCATTCTGTAgtctgtttaccttgtattttgcttgtttttaaaGGAGGAAATCTGTCAGGCTGTGAAGAAAATGCTGGAGAACTTTGGAACTCAACGTCACATTGCTAATCTCGGCCATGGAATGCATCCGGATCACGAACCTGAAAAACTTGCCACCTTCATAGACACTGTTCACTCTTACTCCGAGAAAATGAATGCTCTTAATGCGGATTGACGATTGCCATATAATTTGCACACTGCACATCACCTGGTTCATAAATGGACTATTTAAAATTTTCTACAAAAATGTAGATTTCATGTTGACCATGCTTTCCAAATagacaacaaaatttaattaaaacCTGAATGCATGTAAAAAGTATTTAATGgcaattattaaaataaatgttttctTACAAATGAGTTTGACATCATTGAACAAAACTATCCACAAATTGATTGTAAAATTCTCTGGACACCTTTTCCAAAAAGATTTAATATGTTCAGTTCACTTAGCCACAATTAACATATATTACAAATTACAGCACAAAAAAACGTTGACAGATGGCAAGGGAGccaagaacaaaattaatcataTGGCTTATAGTACCTAGACCCCCTTGTTacaagaaaaaatacaaaacagaGAGAGCTTACATGGAGTGATGGACTATTATACATACGTACTACACTGCTAAATTACCATAATTTACACATAACACGACGTTTTCCTTATTGGTAGTAATTAGGGTAAAGAATTAAAGTTTGATTAATAATATGACAAAATATAGTGTTTAATCTTAGATTGAAAAGAACAATTAAGTAACATTTTGAACATCTGaacttattgaaaaaaaaaactggaccTTAATACATGatagaaaattaaattttccttACATTAGAACAGCAATATGGGATGTAGTATTATTGGTTAGAACTACAAGTACAGTGTTCTCCATAAGtgttagctcagcaggtaagggacaattgcTGACCAGTGTTTTTGAGAACAACTGATACTGTTTTAGTGAACCTTCaggaggttgcaggcggtaagaactgttgcttgaggcagtaaattttaccggttaccttCTGATGAGGAGAACACTGTAAGTACATGCTTTTGCCAATGAAATGCTGTGATGGACAACTCGATGGATTGTGCACAAAAACATTGCTAGACCCAAATGTCGGCAGGCTAGAAGTAGTTTTCGTGGAAGTGGCTAAAAATCCTCCTCATTGCGAAACTaagtgaacaataattattattacttgttCAACAAAAAGGTATctgcttcttttctcttttttttttcaagaatgaCACACTAAGGTACacatatgttgtggtttaatgTTATTACAActggcttcaattttatttgctgtttttcCAGATTATGTTAATTaatacatgacaaaaaaaacaaacaaacatggaaccagttttaaaaattttgcactaaagataaatttaaaccacaacatatacattaTAAACTGGCAAAACCAAGGCAACATGAAAAAACAGGCATGCACTCACTTGTCGATGAGACTATTTCTTCATCTTGGCACTGCATACTTTTTTGCGAACTATCATTTTTCTGTCTCCCTTATTTGATTAAAAGGGCAACTGAAGTATAATAATTAACACTATCTCAGAAAAAtgtcattttattttacttaagTGCATATAATTAGCTAAATATATTTTGCCCCCCTCCAGCCCTTTTTTCTTCAGTAATGAATAGCAAATTGCCTGATTATTTGTAAGTTAATTATtggaaatgaaggaaaataaaatacaatacaaaaTACGATAATGGTTAATAACAATATATGGTAGTAGTAATACTaatataaacaataataataataatattattattattattattattattattatcatacaATTTTAACCAATATTGTGAAGAGATCAAGACCTTCCTGTGGAATTGTTAAACTTCAAGAATTTGAAGAAGCCTCAAAAATGCCTCTATTTTACCGCGGTTTTTCTAATGACTAGACATGCTGTCCTACATCAAGGGTACTTCTTCAATGCCTGAATTGTGAGCAGAGATGGCTTCACTGGGGGTTCCTGTGACTCTTTGTTTGTCAGGTCTCTCCTCTGCAGCTCCAACATCACCTTGAAGATGTATTCCGTCTTGGTATTCAAGACCAGGTAAAGGTTCTGTCCTTTCATCTACTCTCTGTGCATTCTCATTCAAAGAATTCAAAAGGGTGTTAATTTGTCTTTGCATATTGTTCTCATGGACATCTCGTTCACCGTGCGCCTCGATAAGTTGCTGTAACATTTCTAAGGCAGTTTGACCTTGCGTCTGAGTCTCCTGAAAGTGAGCTTCAAGAGCAAGACTTGGTACGGTCTCAATTGCCACAAATGGAAACTTCACTCGTAATCCGCTCAATGCAAATATGGTAATAATACTGATGACAACAACTGCCAGGAATACAAATGGCTGCCACTGGATAGGCACTTCTCGGAATAATGCGCGGAAACTTTTACCAATAGCTTCTGCGAAATCTTCAAATGGGTGAGTGATGATAGTTGTGAAAGTAGCAGATAATGCCTGTGAAGAGATGACagcattattattgttattattattattattattattattattattaatcagcTATCCTATCTATGAAGATAAGGGATTTAAGCACCAATGCAACAAcctacagcaaaaaaaaaatttccttgaAAATAAAGTTTGTGCAAACAAGGctattttgcaataattattccttcttGTTTGCATGCTATAATGTTGACAAAATATACTACAAATCGCTGGTTGGAGTGCTGCTGAAGTAAAaagagagaatgaaagatttggaaaattCACTCCATTACATCAaagaaatccttttttttttcacttcaaacacTAGGGCTACACTACCAGCTTACAAATTATGTTCAAGTTACATAATTTACCTAAAATATACTTTAACAGAGCCACAAAAGTTACGCATTCTTTTTTTACTTTAGGAACGGGAAAGCTGAAGAACCTGGATAAAAGCCTCCTGGATCACAAATAAAATGGCATTCAATCTGGAATTGTACtcatgtccaggattgcaaggaATTTGATGCATGCTATATTTTGATAGACAATGCAAAGTGAAAGCCTAAATTACCTGTTTGCTactttagggttagggtttgtcTCTAGGTTATTTTTTATGGGTCAAGGTTATAGGTGTTTTTGGCTTCTTGTGGAGCATAGTTTGGAGCAGACTTCATGCCCTATATCATCTCTATTCCTCTTCACAAGTGAAAttgaagttgagccaaagtgcaaggggacacttcgtgatgttTATTTAAAAAGGTGTCCATCCAATTATCTTATCTCCTTCACTTAAATTTTTTAGAATAATTTTAAagcattcatttatttgtttacttCGTTAATTTTTTACACTTTACAGctagatattttaatttccccTTCAAAATATGAAGTTAAGGGCTGCAGCTTATAGCCGGCCTCAGCCTATAGCAGATAAAGTACAGTATATTTATTTTACTTAGGTTGTTATACCATAGTTATAAAGATTTTTCATGGTATTTTAATTAGTTTCTatagaggaataattattgtaaagtgCTTTAGAATACAAATGTACATAAGCCttatataaattattaaatcattaatattgttattattattattattattaattattatcacttgCAATCATGGATATACCTGCAAAATCAAGCCTGGGAGATCTTGATGAAAACAAGTGCTCTGACGATCGACATCTTactattagtataggtaatcacataagggtgagtaaaattaaggattaatatcacccgtgttttcagaagttcgCCCAAGTCGCGCAGTGATGAGGGCAATTTTAGccacttctgaaaacacaagcgATATTAGTCCTTTAGTTTACGAGGATCCATCGCGACTACTTGTTAacaacatagagggcaaaattactgaaattctgaatgcttaaaactgggACAATCGTTGGTCAAGTGCACCGTtttcgtactcttctaaatttgcttgtgaGGACCAATAATTGTGAgtgagtaattttgccctcttcacaaagcaaaattaagataaaatactctcttcattgaacaatcagcattcagtaattttgccctctatgttattatgTGTGTTATTTTCCACTGGCTGAGTAAGTGGAAAATGTTTCTCTCACACACCACTAGGGGCCTGGGAATAGGTCAAGTGACCTGTGGTGGGCAGTTTGTTTTGTGGCATCTGCCATTACTGACCTGTTTTCCCACCCTCTTACCCAGAGAATTCAAGTTTTCTGTTAGCTGCTATCCAATTATCCATACGTACAAATTGTACAAGTTTTTTGTTTAGTATGCAAAAAAGGTCAGGTTGTGGGGATCAGCCCAGCATAATTTGCTACCAGTTGTGTGTGAGAACAGTTCTTTAGTTCTTAAAACCTTTTTATAAAAAGACCTTAAGAAGATCAGTAAATGAAAATGCAGACAAAACTTACCCTTGATGGAGACACTTCCCACATTGGATCAACAAGGAAAGTCTCATAGTATTGAACACAGGCATCTCGACGGAATGTAACAGTATTTTGCAGCCAACCTATCAAGTAGTCAAAAGGTTGCATCTTCCCAGCTGGTCTGCATTCTTTGGGCATTTCTTTTTCCAATTCTGCTTGCTTTGCAGCAAATGATTTCCTGTATAAGTAGTACCATTCCCATGGAATACTGATGATAAAACACCACTTGAAAACCGACCAAAACTGAAACGTCCAGGTTAACTTTGTGTGCCGTTTTAAATAAATCACCAACAAGATCAGAAAAATTAACCCAAACACTAAGAGATGTGGCTTGAAATCAAACAGTGCATCCTTCCAGCTAAAACCAAATAAATAATCTTTTCCCTCGAAGATATGACTGATTATTTCGCACACATCTTGAACATTTCCATCACTAGAGGAAAcaaattttttcaaagttgtTACATCGTCTTGTGAAGCAGCAATGAATACCCCATGTTGTCCTTTCTTTTCAATATTATTTAAGAGGATTCTTGCTACTTTTTTAAAGTACGGGGTGTCACAAGCCGATTTACTGCCTGCAACTTTATGTTGAGAATTCTGTGGTAGTTTCTCCAAATCTCTTTGACACTGCAAAAGCTTCTCCTGTAGCTCACCACAACCAGCCTCCTTGTTTCCATCACAGAGACTATTCTCAGGAAATCCCTTTAAACAAAAAATAGCAAGTAATacaccattattattataacttcacagACTTTGTAATCAAATTAGAGCTCTTTTTGCTTTCCTAAAAACAAGGGAATGGAAGAGACATTAGCAAGAAAAAACCATGACTTCTGGCTATGATAATTCATCGGAAGGAAGTGCAAACTAGGGATATAAAATTCAGGACAATAGCGATATTCACTGTTTATAAacaattcttttgatatttaaatttgccaaccacagaacaaaagaattcttGGTTTCGACAGCCAATAAACCTCTGGTAGGCACATTAACGACAATAGGTGACGTAACGGTGAGTATCGCTATGGTTCTCTCATGAAAAGAAGTCTTCttgcaaaatttggaaaaatttaaagtaaacttaagtaaaaaaaacagCCTAGTAAACTCACATGGCGTAATTTTTTGTACTCACTCGCTAttcagggctcgagactaacttttcagcttgctagcccagtggctagtgacaggtttgatccactagccaaaacaaatttttcactaggCAGGCACAGACATCTGTAACTGTGAAAAAGTATGATGTTTATTGCCGccaatgttttaaattccgctcactttgactcaatttcgttttgtgaacaatttgaaattaacttttaactGGTGTCCTCTGGGCCTCCAATGCTCACAgattttcactagccaaaatggctagtgaagcgcaaaaaccactagccaaaatggaatttttactagtccgtggctagttggctaccgttagtctcgagccctgctATTATTATTTCACTGCATTTCAGTCCCATTGAAACCGTTTATGTCTAGAAACGCCATAAATTGGATGCATGCTCTATTTTTAATAAACATGACAAGGACACTTGGTGTGCAGCTAAGTTAGTTAGTTAGGTAGTTTTAACATAATTTAAATATTCCAGGACAAATCAgttaaaaaattctttttctATATTTGGTGCAAGAATTTGGAACAGTATTCCTCAAAGTATCCGAATACTCCCCAAACAtaaatttaaagtttctttGCATCAGCTCTTTTTACGTATTCTGGAACTGGAGGATACCTATGTTGACACACCTACTTTAGTTAATATATTGAGCAAGATGAATGTAAAATAGGCTTGTTATTCTGTAATTCTGTAACGTAATTTTTGTAACGTATTGTAATAACTATAGTTCATTTCTGTATCGCTTATATATAgatctattttcctttttctttttctttcttttcttaatctCCTCCTGCTGAATTACTTTATGTTCAAGTGTCCTCTGCCTGCCTCGACTAGCTGTGCTATATGCGAGCAGAGAATaataaaactgaactgaactgtgTAGGTGTAAAATCTATGTTCAAGCGAAAACAACTCATCACAAATGGTCTTGAAGAACGAGGGAAGCAAAggaaaatagtgaattaccCTTTTTCCCCTGTCGTATTCAAATATGTTCCCTGGATCCAACCATTCGTCTTCGATAGATCTTTTCGAATCTCCGAATTTCTCTCCTTCGAGCCCAAGgcagcaaagaaaattaacggCGAGCAACAAATCGAAACTAAAAACTTTCATCTTGTTTTCAAACTAACTGTCGTTTAGGACGTTAATGGATTGGTACCTAGTCTTACAACATGCCCCGCACAGGTTACCCACTGAAGTTCTTTTATTGAATCACGCAGGATGTTCGGAGATCGCTCGAAAAGCTTGGAAATCTCTCGCTTCTAGCTCgtaatttacaaacaaaaagtTTCAAAACTTGTTGCATAAAGTTCAACAATTCGTTCTGCTGTCTTGACAACCCATGCGGctagtgttttctacatttccttcgcgTTCTCAAATGTCCATCGTGTTtcatcacagtgtaatacacggcttaggcttctttatttgttaaataaactaCCTTGCCAAAAAAACTGATAAATTAAACAATCATTGTTATAAAGCCTGGGCTAATGAGAAGTATTCAGCGAGATCAAAGGATTTAGTTGGATATATTTAGAACCACTCTTCTTTCAATAACTTTAGATGAGCCATAACTCTTAActcagctttacagaatgagctAGGAAAAGGCGGAAACAAGGCCACGTTTTCCGATATGTGGGACGACTTAGATTCCAGCATCCATTTCTTACAGGCTATGTGAGGTTTTGGTTGCTAAATCTTCTTATTCAGCGTGAATAATTTGctctaaaaacaaaaaattattacctACTTACCTACCCTCCCTAAGTTACCATGTTCCCCTGAGAATTGTTCGCGCCAATAATTCTGCACGTGGTGCGTGCAAAAGGTGATGTTTATTATCGCAATCAACCAGTCGAAGGTTTTGCATCGAACAAGTTTGTACACACGTTGCGATGAATTTTGTTTATCTTGTTCTTTTGAGGCCTTCGGAAATACGCTTCACGAAAAATTTACTTTCTCCAAAATTTGACAACGGTATTCCCCTCCTGGAAACGTTTGCTCAGATAAAGAACGGAGAAATTCTCCTGGAAGATGTACCACTTATCGAGGTTGTCTTTTACAGAGAAAAATGGGAATGGTATACTTTGAACAATCGAAGACTCTGGGTTTTGCAAGAGCTAGAAAAGATTGGAAAGTGCCATTATATTAAGACAAAGAGAGTGGAATATCTGGAAAACGTGTGTGACTACCCGTCGCTTTTATACGGGTCGGCTGCCCTTAAAGAAGCGAGTCGTTCCTTTTCTTGGCACGGAGATGAACTTCGAATTACTTCGCGAAGCAGTGCGTCGAGAGAAGTGGACGTCTACTTCGACGAACATGAGTGTGGATCCTCTTTCGCTCGTCCTCCGAGGGAGTGTGACAATGAACACCTTCAAAGCCAGTATTATGAAGATTCGTTCGAGAGGAAGCGTTACCGGCTATCCTCTTATCCGCTGAGTAGGCGACGACGTTTTCATCCATATTCGAGACGAGACTCGTATTCTGAGCAAGGTCGAAGAGAACATCTGTACTCAAGCGGTTACTCAAGAAATGCCGTTAACAGAGAATATTATAGCACAACACGCCGGTATTCTATCTCCTCTGAAAGTTCCAATTCAGTTTATGGTTTCCAGATGAGCTATACTGTTTGGTACAAGCGACGACAAGACTTCTTGCGAAGTGTCTACTGCATTCGCACCGGTCGCCTTAGAGATCCGTCTCGGTTCATAGATTATCTCTATACTTGTGGTGTTTGCTTCAAGAGCTTCAAGTCCAAAGTAAGTCTTAATCAACACAGCGAAGAGCTTTTTCACTGGGCCTGTGTCAGATGTGGAAGGTTTTTTGGAAGCCATACTGCTTTGGGCCAACACAAACTGGCTTTGAGTCATACAATTTAAAGATTTTTTCGCATATGTTAAAAATTTTCTATGGTTTGGTTTTATTGTAGCAGTTTTTCtcactctctttgaaagtttggGTGTTGTAGTCACGCAAATGTTGGTGACATGTTGCGATTGCGTGACAATTCACGCCGTTGTTAAATATTGTTGTAAATAAAAGAACTTAATTAACAGTTGTAAAAATACAAGTTGTTTTCTTGTTCTAATTATAACAAAATGTCGCAAATTTGGtaaggttgatttaaaaataaaaatgtaaagtttCAAAATGCACTTTGGCAAACAAGAAAACTGAGGAAATCATGATTTGTTTACATCCAGTACAAGTTGTTTTCCCTGGTAGATTAATGAATGGATAAGTTGTGATGATTTTGATTCTCATGTTTGTCAAAAAGATGTGTGCAAGAGAATCACTGCATTAAATGAAATTTAGaatgtcctttttttttcgcttggtGTGTAACTAAAAACTTGAAGCTTGACCCAACGGTGTCAAAATAGATTGACCTAACGCTTCTAGCTGTTTAAAGAATTGGCTTTTGCAAAAATTGTGGGGTAGGTGTTTGGTGACACTTGGAGCAGGTGGCTTGTGAAAAAAGACTTTTATCCCACTGGTTTAAGATCTAAACCCCGAACACAGGGGCAGATCAAAATTTTTGAAGCGTCTGCATTGTCGGTGAATTTGTTCCTCATTTaagtgaatttttgtttttgaataaTTTAGCCTTAGTTTAGAAGTTAAATTGTATAGAATACATAGTAATTTATTCTCACTGCATATCTGTTGTTGCGATCACACTAGACAAAGTTATGGGAGGAATCCGCTACCGCCTAAGCAAAAGATACGCACTAAGGCCGGGTGAGAGGTGGTAACCGCTTCCAGGGGAGGAGGGAGGGGCACAAAGCGTGTTACCTCGGCAATTTCGTCAAACTGCGAGATTTCGCACTGCGCAGCCAGATTTTATGCtagaaagaccgcaaaggatcatACTAGACGCCACTAACCCAGACCCTTGGGATTAGCGGAATGCGGCGCATTAGCGTGACACGCTCATTAtatatgcagtgagaataggAAACAGGTCTCATGCACCTATAATTTGATAACCCATTCGTTATCATAGAAAGACAGAAAACGTTAAAATTGTACGTACTTCAATTCTTCGCCTATTTTCCTACCAATTTCAAGCCGAAATTTTGTTTCGACTATTTTAAGACTATAGTGAAAAGTACTTTCACATCACAATATAATAAATAAGATAATCAGATATACAAAGTTGGCAGGTGTCTGCTCGTCCGGGAGAGACGAGACCCAGGAGGGAAAACTAGGGCCGGTACTTCCGGTGGCTGACAGAAGCCGACCTCCTGATTACACACTTAATTAGGATAAATAAATTCTTAAATTCCCAATTCTTAACCAGCGTGTTACGTCTTCGACGCCATGTTGGCCTCTCTAACGACCCCTTtcctaaagaaaaaacaacaacagaaaatacaatagaccatattcgtattctcggtattggactggaactagcttgcaatggaggctaatgcgggggaataattaaaaaataatttgcatttgaaaagccttccccccgcattagcctccattgcaagctagttccagtccaataccgagaatacgaatatggtctattgactCCCCAGTGGCTACTGTCGATTATACCTTCAAGTTGGCGGCTGAAAAGAATAGGTGACTTGCCCTCTAATGCATGATAAAAAACCACGTGACCTAATGTGGCACAGGTTTTCCCTTTTCAACAGCGTTGATggaaaatgacatttttatCAATAGCAAACGAATTCCGGTTACAAAGGTACGAGGTGATTTTTGTCAATATATGTGAGACAAGCCAAATTTATTTCCCTCTATTGCAGAGAACATTGTACATACTGGACATCAAATGTACATCAATTATATCATGTAAATCAATTTAAATCATTGTAAATCCTCATAGTATCTAAAGACGGCTGGCTTGGCCAGCCGAAGTGTAgtacttaaatttaaaaatatctcCATTTTGTATCGGTTCCTACtaaaaaaatattcaatttttgcTACAACAAAGCGATTAGATCACTTGTTTGATTCCACGTGTATCAGCGCGATTATTGTACACAGTTGCTTGCTTCGAATTTTTACCTACTGGAACATAATAGAAAcccaacttcgttcccaggatctctcAATTGGCTTTTGGCTTGGGGCGATACTGGCATCGGCCAGTCGACAGTACCTTCTTTTGATTGGCCCCAGCTCAAAAGCCAACGGAGAAGTCCTGATAGAAACCATCCATAACAAGTCGGTATTGAATACATCATAtatataattagtaaatttttagctcaggataataattttccagctttctgattggttccctaagcccatcatatgagccattatcgttaagtttgaccaaataaggaaaaactgatggcgaatttcttgtgctgaaattttggaggtcggaaaaaattgtttcgcggcgtcgtcggtaaagaaaatgtcacgatttgaggaggtttcacccgaagaaatcaagagaattgcttgaaaatttactaaaacagttattcttctcggacttgccggatatgagctgataataaccaactcggcctacagcctccttggttatatatatcagctcatatccggcgcgtcctcgaaaaATAACTGTTCAATATATATTTTACCCCCTTAGAAATCACTAGTGATTCTTGCAATCTTATTGGCTCCCGGCAGTACGattaattcaattttttttttggtctaaatcacatttttttcccCAGCCAACGAGAAAGGAACACtaccacgaaaaaaaaaaaaaccagtcaGATTTCAAGGCTTCTTCAAAGTAACCAAAGAAATTGGGggaaaatgaaatgcaaagagAGCCATTGTGTGGCGAATTTTGCAACTTTGCTTTTTTCCCATTAAcctcttaactgccgaatgagcgctcagggcacttatagattttactctgtctaacgccagacgattttactggtcaacggggaaccccttggacggtaAAGGGTTAAAAATTACATCCGATGAGAATGGATGTAATAAAGTGGATATTGAAACGAGTGGGgtgcaattttggtctgaaatcaagCTTCAAATGATTTCCATGTTGAACTCTAAGccgtatgattacctatacaataaatatataaattctTGAACATGGTTTGAGTGTATTTCAGAGAGCGCTCAGCTCCTAGAGGAGCGTTGACAAATATCAAAATGAACAAACTCTTCCAATGTTCTCATTGTACGATCCTTAGCGATGTTTCTTTCATGAGTTCAATATGAATGAAGCCGCTACCAGGATAAAATTACTGGCCGAAAAAAGTCTCGTTTCCAGTCTACCAAGAGCCAGCCTCGCAAGTTATCATGAGATTGCTGGGTGAAAGAAAAAGACGATATTTTGATCTACGATTGTTGTAGACttctggcccgggttgctcgaagcatggttagcgctaaccagggttaaataccatggaaacctataggttttaatacctcttaaccaacggatagcgctaaccaggcttcgaacaaccggcctcTGGTTGATCACTTCTC
This window of the Acropora muricata isolate sample 2 chromosome 14, ASM3666990v1, whole genome shotgun sequence genome carries:
- the LOC136898949 gene encoding uncharacterized protein, giving the protein MNFVYLVLLRPSEIRFTKNLLSPKFDNGIPLLETFAQIKNGEILLEDVPLIEVVFYREKWEWYTLNNRRLWVLQELEKIGKCHYIKTKRVEYLENVCDYPSLLYGSAALKEASRSFSWHGDELRITSRSSASREVDVYFDEHECGSSFARPPRECDNEHLQSQYYEDSFERKRYRLSSYPLSRRRRFHPYSRRDSYSEQGRREHLYSSGYSRNAVNREYYSTTRRYSISSESSNSVYGFQMSYTVWYKRRQDFLRSVYCIRTGRLRDPSRFIDYLYTCGVCFKSFKSKVSLNQHSEELFHWACVRCGRFFGSHTALGQHKLALSHTI
- the LOC136898991 gene encoding chloride channel CLIC-like protein 1 encodes the protein MKVFSFDLLLAVNFLCCLGLEGEKFGDSKRSIEDEWLDPGNIFEYDRGKRGFPENSLCDGNKEAGCGELQEKLLQCQRDLEKLPQNSQHKVAGSKSACDTPYFKKVARILLNNIEKKGQHGVFIAASQDDVTTLKKFVSSSDGNVQDVCEIISHIFEGKDYLFGFSWKDALFDFKPHLLVFGLIFLILLVIYLKRHTKLTWTFQFWSVFKWCFIISIPWEWYYLYRKSFAAKQAELEKEMPKECRPAGKMQPFDYLIGWLQNTVTFRRDACVQYYETFLVDPMWEVSPSRALSATFTTIITHPFEDFAEAIGKSFRALFREVPIQWQPFVFLAVVVISIITIFALSGLRVKFPFVAIETVPSLALEAHFQETQTQGQTALEMLQQLIEAHGERDVHENNMQRQINTLLNSLNENAQRVDERTEPLPGLEYQDGIHLQGDVGAAEERPDKQRVTGTPSEAISAHNSGIEEVPLM